CCTCCGACCGATTCCATTCGGGAAAACTCTCATAAGAATGCAAAAATAAGCCAACATAAGACGGAAACGTTTTCATCATTCCGTATAGAAAAAGTATTCAGCATAACATTTGCTAAATGATTGAGAAGTCTTTAAAATTAAGTAATTGTATAGGATATTAAATAAGAAGAAACACATAGTTTTGGATTTACAACAAAGATAAAGTGAGGTCATAACATTGAACAATTCAATTACACCGACATCTCTGATTACGATTTTTGGAGCGACAGGTGATCTAGCAAAACGAAAACTCTATCCGTCTCTTTATCATTTGTTCCGTAAAGGAAAAATTTCAAAGCGTTTTGCCGTAGTGGGTGTGGCACGCAGAGAGTGGTCAAATGAAGAGTTTCAGGAACATGTAAAGACGTCTGTACATAAAGCGGTAGGCAGCAACGAAAACATCGATGAGTTCGTCTCTCATTTCTACTATCAACCAAACGATGTTTCCAACAGCGATTCATATAAGGCGCTTAAGAACCTGTCTGATGAGCTTGACGATACCTACGAATTGGAAGGGAATCGGGTTTTCTATCTGGCGATGGCCCCAGAATTCTTCGGTACAATCACCGAGCAGTTGAAGAATCAAGGGTTGACCGAAACAAACGGTTTCCAGCGCCTTGTAATTGAAAAACCGTTCGGGCATGATCTGCCTTCAGCTGAGAAACTGAACAGTCAAATCCGCGAATCGTTCTCTGAAGATCAAATTTATCGTATCGATCACTATCTCGGTAAAGAGATGGTCCAGAATATCGAAGTGATCCGTTTCGCCAATGCGATGTTTGAACCGCTTTGGAATAACCGCTATATCTCGAACATCCAAGTCACTTCATCAGAAGAACTTGGTGTCGAAGACCGTGGCCGCTATTATGAGAAAAGCGGTGCGCTCAGGGATATGGTCCAAAATCATCTACTTCAAATGGTTGCACTTCTTGCCATGGAACCTCCGATCAAGTTGACAACAGACGAAATCCGCAGTGAAAAAGTGCGCGTATTACGTTCACTTCGTCCTTTTGAGCATGATGAAGTGAAAGACTATTTCGTCCGGGGACAATATGGCGCCGGCAAGTCAGGAAACCAGGATGCGCCTGGCTACCGTGAAGCCGAAAATGTCGATGATCATTCAAATACGGAAACTTATGTAGCCGGGAAACTGATGATTGATAACTTCCGCTGGGCAGGTGTCCCATTCTATATCCGTACGGGTAAAAGAATGGAAACCAAATCGACGAAGATTGTCATTCAATTCAAAGACATCCCAATGAACCTTTATTACAATACAGACAAGCCTTTGGCCCCTAACCTGCTGGTCATCCACATTCAACCTGAAGAAGGGATCACCCTTCATTTAAACGCGAAGAAATCAGGTCAGAATATCGAAACGACACCGGTGAAATTAAACTTTGCCAACAACAGTGTCGATGGAATGAACACGCCGGAAGCGTACGAAAAACTTCTATTAGACTGTCTCCGCGGAGATGCGACGAACTTCACACACTGGGATGAAGTCAAGCTTTCCTGGGCTTTCGTCGACAAGATTTCTGAAGTATGGGAAAACACCCGTGACGGAGAATTCCCGAACTATGAAGCAGGAACAATGGGACCAAAAGCTGCTGACAACTTACTCGCTAAAGACGGCTTCTACTGGTGGCCGATTGAAAATCTAGACGTAGACCAATGCTAAGGAAGGTGTGGAAACAATGAAAATATATGATGTGACAGCTCCAATCTTTAACGGAATGCCCGTGTATAAAAACAAACCTGAAAAACAGCCGACAATTGAAACGAATACAAACGGTCATGTAACTGAATCCCGGATTTCCATGGACGTGCATACCGGTACACACGTAGACGCTCCGCTTCACATGATCAACGATGGAGAAACGATCGAGACGATCGATATCGAGAAACTTGTGAGACCTGTCAAAGTATACGATTTATCGGAAGTGGAAGAAAAGATTTCCTTGAAGGACATTCAAGATTTAGACATTGAAGAAAATGATTTCATTCTCTTTAAAACAAAGAATTCATGGGATACAGAATTCAACTTTGAGTTCATCTACGTTGCAGAAGATGCAGCTGCGTATCTTGCCGAGAAGAACATCTCCGGCGTCGGAATTGATGCGCTCGGTATCGAAAGAGCCCAGGAAGGTCATCCGACCCACCGCAGCCTGATGGGCAGCGGCGTCATCATCATGGAAGGACTTCAATTGAAAGATATTGAAGCCGGTCAATACTTCATGGTTGCCGCACCACTGAAAATTGAGAACACCGATGCATCACCTGCACGGGTACTATTGTTTGATGAAATGATCGGATAATGCAAGAAAGCCGCTCCTAAAAAGGGAGCGGCTTTTCTTTTTCAACACGATAAGCGATTTATTCTACGGACTGATCCTTCATACATGCATCATCGACAAAGGTCTCCATATAATCCCTCCCCCACTCATACATGGCATCCAAAATAGGCATCAAGGTTTCTCCTTGAGCGGTTAGGGAATACTCCACTTTGGGAGGGACGACCGGATACACTTCACGATGGACGATGAAATCTTCTTCCAGTTCCCGCAATTGATTTACCAGCATCCTTTGGGTGATTCCGGGGATAAGGGATTTCAATTCTCCAAACCGTTTCGTCCCTTCCTTGCCCAAATGCCATAATATCAACATCTTCCATTTACCTCCGATAACCGAGAGCGTCAATTCTTTTTCACAATTAAACATTTTGTCTTTCATTCTCGACATCATCATCATCCTCCAAGCTTATCAAAGTCCATAGTATACTTTTTGACACTATGTAAAATTAAAGTGCGTACTATTAATCATATTATATACATTATATACTTGCAATTGTACGGGATGAGGCACCATTTGAATATCTCGTCAGAAGCAACAACTAGAAACGATACAGGAGTGGATCATCAATGGAATTGCAATTAGCTTTAGATTTAGTGAATATCCCGGAAGCCATTGAATTGGTGAAGGAAGTTGAGGAGCATATCGATATCGTTGAAATCGGGACTCCGGTAGTGATTAATGAAGGGCTTCATGCAGTAAAAGCAATGAAGGAAGCATTTCCTGACCTAAAAGTATTGGCAGATCTTAAAATCATGGATGCAGCCGGGTATGAGGTCATGAAGGCATCTGAAGCAGGAGCTGACATCATTACCATTCTAGGTACAGCTGAAGACATGTCTATTAAAGGCGCAGTGGAAGAAGCAAAAAAACAAGGTAAAAAAATCCTTGTGGATATGATAGCAGTAAAAGATCTTGCCGGCCGCGCAAAGGAAGTCGATGCACTTGGTGTAGATTACATCTGTGTTCATACAGGGTACGACCTTCAAGCCGTTGGACAAAACTCTTTCGAAGATCTTCAAACAATCAAAAGTGTTGTGAAGAATGCCAAAACAGCCATTGCCGGCGGAATTAAACTTGATACCTTGCCAGAAGTGGTCAACGTACAACCTGATCTTGTCATTGTCGGTGGAGGCATCACAGGACAAGAAGATAAAAAGGCGACTGCGGCAACTATGCAGGAAATGATTAAAAAAGGTTAAGTTAACGATGATTACGACTCAATATATTCTTAAGATTTTACAAGAATTAAACCGGACAGCAGACGCCATCTCCAATGATGAAACTGAAAGATTGGTAAATGGGATCTTAGAAGCCAATAAAGTTTTTGTAGCAGGGGCTGGAAGGTCTGGATTAATGACCAAATCCTTTGCCATGCGCTTGATGCATATGGGTATCGATGCATATGTGATAGGAGAGACTGTCACTCCTTCTTTTAAAGAAGAAGATATGGTCATCATTGCATCTGGTTCAGGAGAAACGAAGAGCTTGGTATCCATCGCAGATAAAGCGAAAAGCATCGGAGGAAAGATTGCAGCTGTCACGATCTTTCCAGAATCTACAATCGGACAATCAGCAGACATGGTTGTGAGAATCCCAGGTGCTCCCAAAGATCAATCGGCAGGTGACTATCAAACGATACAGCCAATGGGCTCCGCATTCGAACAGTTTTCACTTGTACTGTTTGACTCGATTATACTGAGATGTATGGAGAAGAAAGGTTTGGATACCGCAAATATGTATGGTAACCATGCCAATCTCGAATAGTTGGATGAAGATAAATGAGAAGCTTGAGGACACAATCCTCAAGCTTCTCTTTCGTTCCTCAAAGTAGGCTTTATCAGTTTACAATCGGGATAATCGATGGACGGTGCATAATGGGAGAGCTTCTTCATGAAATAACATGCCTCTGGAAAGTGATGTTCCAAAAAACGGAGTGTCGCATTATTTAATACCTCATCCTTCACATACAGATTCAATACTTCATCCACAAGCGCCGTAAAAGCGACCACCTGTAAGGACACATCGTGGGCAAATCGGATTTGAGCAGGGAAGCCTGGCTGGGTAAAATGCAAGTAACCTTTAAACATATCATTTTTCACCATAAATTGAGAAAACTGAACCATCAAGGCATTTGCCCTTTCAATCACATCAATTTCGGCACTGTCGAGGATATCAACGAGCAAGGCAGCGTGCCCCCTCTGGTCATCGAGCCACATATCCATCAAATCCACAAGCGGGAGTTCAGCGTAACTCTCCCCTTTCGTATAGCTGTTTAATATTCTGAGATACTCCCTGTTTTCTGCCAATGTTCCGTTCAAGTAACTTGGGGACAGATTTAAATTCACCTGATTGAAGAGCCGCAGATGGAGGAGGTGCCCTTCGAACGTATAGTATTGATATGATACTTCCTGCGCCCATTCTGAAAGCTGTATCATCTCAGGTGAGGATTCAGGCAGATCCCCCGGGACCTTCATCAATTCCTTCTCCACATTTTGGAACCACTCTATATAGTATTCTGCCTGATTCACCCACTTCACTTCTGTCGGACTTAAATAATCCCTTACAAAATACGCATGGTCCTTCAGGATCCCCAGCCAGAACTCGTGCTCCTGCCACGGTGTGATTGTTTCAAACCCCATTCCATACAGTCCCTTCTTTTACATTCTATACCTTAACATTATTAAGAAAGTTAAGTCTTCATGCTTAGAATAGAAAAGTGCTGTTTGGAAAAAATAGCACAAACTGCAACTAAATGAGGGTTTGCTATGGGATTACTTTCGTTCATCAAAAAATTAACGCTGAAAGAGGGAATGGCTTCAACAAATGAATCCTCAAAGCTCCCCTCCAATCCACACAGCCAACCAATGGACTTCGGCCATATTGTGGATCAGTTTAAAGATTGTGAGGATTTCAGGCACAGACAATTCAAAGACCTGGAAATTGAGTGCATTTATTTCGATACGCTGGTGGATAAACAAATACTGAATGAAGAATTATTAGAGTGGATCAGTAAAGGCGATTCAACTCCTATTCATCGGCAAATAGATTCTGATGGAATACTTGAAATCAAGTCAAACAAACAGGCAGTGATGGATGTCCTTAACGGTCATATTGTTCTTTTTCTTGATAACAAAGTATTTTCTTTAAGAGCAGATGGTGAGGAAAAAAGGTCTATCGAGGAATCTGAAACAGAATCTGTCATCTTGGGACCACACGAAGCATTCATTGAATCATCCGATGTGAACATCTCCCTCATCCGAAAAAGAGTGAGAAGTTCTCATTTGAAAACGGTGAGCTTAAGTGCCGGAGAAATTACGAAAACATCCATCACATTATTATATATAGAAGATATTGCGCCCATAGAAGAATTGAAAGACCTAAAGGAGCGGATCAACAAGATTGAGTACACTGGTATTTTGGATACCAATATCCTTGTTCAGATGATAGATGATCAACCAGTATCTCCTTTCCCGCAGTTTTTCACAACAGAAAGACCGGATGTCTGCGCCTCGAAATTATTAGCAGGCAGGATCATCGGAATTGTAGAGGGCAGCCCTTATGTGTTTTGTGCCCCTGTCAGCTTTTTTGATTTTTTCCAGTCAGTGGATGATTACAGTCAGCGGTGGATAACCGGCACTTTTATTCGGCTGCTCAGGTTACTCGCCCTCGTCATTACGCTTGCGTTTACAGCAAGCTACGTATCCATCACCACCTACCATTATGAAATGGTTCCACAGGAGTTATTGCCAAGCCTGATAGAATCGCGAAGCAAAGTACCCTTCCCCCCTCTGATTGAGGCGATATTTCTTGAGTTGGTCATTGAGCTTCTAAGGGAGGCTGGGGCACGTCTCCCAACTAAAATCGGGCAAACAATCGGCATTGTAGGTGGGATTGTAATCGGACAGGCGGCTGTTGAAGCAGGTATTACAAGTAATATTTTAATCATTGCAGTTGCGGTTTCAGCCATCTCATCCTTTGTGATCCCCAGTTATGTGATGAGTGCATCCATCCGGATCGTCCGCTTTTCTTTTATCCTGCTGGCGGGTTTTTGGGGGAACATGGGATTGGTGTTCGGACTGGGTTTGTTGGTCATTCACTTGTCTACTTTAACATCACTGAAAACACCTTATATGATCCCTTTTTCTCCGACTTTTTTTAATGATTGGCTGGACACAATCATCAGGGCGCCTTTCATGATGATCAAAGATCGCCCTGAGCAGGTCAGAACATCCAATGAAGATATTAACAAGATGAAGAAGTAGGCGATTTACTATGAAGGAAAAACTCCATCCATTTCAATTGGCACTGCTAATATATATGATTCAATCGGGCATCACCCTGTTCAGCATTCCGAGACTATCCGCCGAAGCATTCGGGACCAATGGATGGATTGGGATCGTCGTCATTTGTGTGATTGTCACCTTAAACATTTTGTTAATCAGTTTGGTAAACAAGTGGGGGGAAGGTCAATCAATCTTTGTCATCATTGAGAATGTGATCCCAAAATGGTTGGCAATCCCTTTTTATTTGACGGTGAGTATCATTTTCACCCTTCTCGCAACCATGGTGACAAAAAAGTACATTTTACTTCTTAAGATGTTATTTTTCCGTGATACCCCTTCGATTATATTTGTAGGCATGTTTTTTCTCATGAGCTTTCTCTTATTAAAGGGATGCATCTATGAAATCGGAAAGGCGACCGTCCTGTTATTTTTCCTGACCATATGGACGATGCTTTTACTGACCTTCCATCTATCAGAATTCAGTTTTACCCGGATGACAATGTTTTTGATGGAAGGGAAAAAAGATCTTTTGTCAGGAGGGTTGAGTGTATATTCAGCGTTTTTAGGCTACGAGCTAAGCTTATTTCTCATCCCCCATGTTCAGAAGAATTTCACAAAGGGTGTCATTTTGGGAAATGGCATTACATCGTTCATTTATATCACCGTAAGTTTTGTGTGCTATGGATTCTTCGGTTATAAGTATATACTGAATGATTTATACCCTGTCATTACCTTGATTGAATATGTGAAATTTCCATTTGTAGAGAGGGTTGAAAATCTGATCTTTACACTGTTCGCTTTAAAAGTATTGATTACCGTCGTCATGTATTTATGGGCGAGCAAGGAATTGGTATCTCACTCATTTCAGAAGCTGAAACCTGACTTTATCAGTTTGTTATTGTTAACGGTCGGTGCGCTTCTATCTTTCATCCCGGAAATCAGCCGGGAAGTGGATGAATGGCTAAAGTGGCTGACGTATATAGATACAGCCATCGCAATTGCTCTTCCAATTTTCTTATTGGTATTAATAGGGCTTAATAAGGTCAAAGAAAGGAACGTAACGTCATGAAACCTTTGAGGTATCTGTTCATAGCCATGATATGCCTGATGCTTGGCTGTGAAAGGAATGTCATTGATAAACTGGGGATGTTGGATGCGATTGGTTATGACCTGTCTGAAGATCAGGAGCTTCCACTGATGGTTACAGCTAACTATCCAAATGTAACGAAACAAGGTGTCTATCAAAATAAAATACTGACGGTTAACGCAAAATCAAGCAAAGATTCGAGAATACGGCTCAACCATCGTTCAAATCTTAAACTTGTCAGTGGCCAAATCACCGTTGCCCTATTCGGAAGCGAACTGGCAAAAGTCGGTGTTCAGGATATTATCGATACCTATATGCGGGATCCGAGTCTCGGACCGAGAGTATATTTTGCGGTCACAGAAGGACCAGCAAAGGAAATACTGGACTTTAAACCGATTGAAGGGACAAACAGCTCACTGTATTTACGTACCTTCATTGAAAAGCTTGACGATGAAAATGAGCGGATCAACTATAATACATATCAATTTATCAGAGATTATTACGATGACGGAATTGATCCGATTATGCCCTACTACAAATTAAGGAGTGATAATATCAGCTTAGATGGATATGCCCTCTTTAAAGATGACCGATTTGTTCACCATCTCTCCCCCACCTTATCAGGCATTTTATTTACTTTACGTAAAAACACACCAAGGGGGACATTCAGCTTTGAGATTGCGCCCCCGGATGACACACATGTGTTCTCTAATCAATTGATGTTTGACTACGTCAAAAAAGATTGGGATATAGATATAGCATTCAACAACCATATACCCAAGACTGTTAAAATCTCCATCGAGCTCAACGGAAGCATGCTCGAATATACGAATGATGAACTGACAGATTCAAAGAAAACGCAAATGAAGTTAGAAAAGAAGATCAATGCTTATATGGAAAAGAAATCGGAGGAATTCCTGGAATTGACACAGCAACTAAAGGTGGACCCCGTCGGGATCGGTGGATACGTTCGGAACAAACTTTCTTATGAGGATTGGAATCATCTGAACTGGGAAGAAGTCTATCCTGAAATCGATTTTGATGTGACCATTCAAATGAAATTTGTGAATACCGGGCAGACAAAATAATGGATCGGGAGCAACAGAATGTGAGCTCCCGTCACCTTAAGATCATACCAGGCAAATGAGTTAATCCTATCTTAGGATTCTTCTGCTTGGGATTCTTAAGCGTGAATAAGTTCCACTAATTATGTTTACTATCCAAGGTCTCCCCTTTTACCATCAACCTCATTTCTCTGTCACCAGCCTCCTCGCCTATCGCTTCAAAGCCGATTTTTTCGTATACACGGATGGCAGGCGTATTTCTAATATCTACATACAGGCGGACCTCATCTATTTGTTGGTTGTAATGTGAAAGGCCAAACTCGAGCCCTTTCCGGACAAAGTCGAGCCCCAATCCTTTCCCTGTTAAAGAAGGATTTAAAGCAAGCCCTATATACAAGATTCTGCTGTCAATACTGTATTCGAACAAACCGACAGCTTCATTGCGGGACATCACAACAAAACCTTCACATCCACCTGGACCAATCAACCTGCCTGTTTCTTCGAATGAATGAAAGTACGGCTTCATGGAAACTTGTTCAATGAAATCATCATAATTCCATGAATCAATTAATTTAACATCTCTCATGCTAATCGGTTGGAACATCCATTCCATTTCCCATCCTCCTCTACAAATGATGATCATGTCCATTGCAAACAACAGCACCGTCGACTTAATGAACAATTTCAGATAAATAAAAAAATCCGGACGATCATCCGATTTCAGAATTCGAATGCGTCCGGATTTTGGGTTAAGCAGAAGACTTTGTTACAACTGTCTTCTCTTTCATTGAATTACTTCATCCACTCGGTATGGAAGATGCCTTCTTTATCGACACGCTCATACGTATGGGCACCGAAGTAATCACGCTGGGCCTGGATCAGGTTCGCAGGAAGCGTTGCTGTACGGTAGCTGTCGTAATAAGATAATGCCGCAGAGAAGCCAGGCACCGGCACACCGTTTTGTACGGCCACACTGATGACTTCGCGAAGGGCATACTGATAGCTTTCAACGATTTCTTTAAAATACGGGTCCAATAAAAGATTCGAAAGCTGCGCTTCACGGTCATACGCTTCTTTGATTTTCTGCAGGAATTGAGCACGGATGATGCATCCCCCGCGAAAGATCATGGCGATATCTCCGTACTGCAGATCCCAGTTGTACTCATCGGAAGCTGAGCGCATTTGGGCGAACCCTTGTGCATATGAACAAATCTTACTCATGTAAAGGGCTTTACGGATTGATTCGATCAACGCTTGTTTATCACCCTGGAATGCTTTTGTTTCCGGTCCATTCAGCACTTTGCTTGCCTTCACGCGCTCATCCTTGATGGAAGAGATGAAACGGGCAAATACCGACTCTGTAATGATCGGCAGTGAAACGCCAAGATCCAATGCACTTTGGCTCGTCCACTTCCCGGTACCCTTCTGCCCTGCTTTATCAAGGATCACATCGACCATCGGCTTCCCGGTTTCCTCGTCTTTCTTCGTAAAGATATCCGCGGTGATTTCAATCAGATAACTGTCCAGTTCACCTTTATTCCAATCGGCAAACACTTCATGAAGCTCCTCCGCACTCAGTCCAAGCACATTCTTCATCAGGAAGTACGATTCTGCAATCAGCTGCATGTCACCGTACTCGATTCCGTTGTGCACCATTTTCACATAGTGTCCTGCCCCGTCCGGACCGATATAAGTTGTGCACGCATCACCATCCACTTTTGCCGCAATGTCTTTCAAGATCGGCGCAACAAGGTCATAAGCTTCTTTCTGACCGCCAGGCATGATGGAAGGGCCTGTAAGCGCTCCTTCTTCTCCGCCGGACACACCGGTTCCAATGAAATGGATACCCAGTTCACTCAACTCTTGATTACGACGACGGGTATCTTCGAAGAACGTATTCCCCCCATCGATCAGGATATCCCCTTTTTCAAGATGAGGCTTCAACTGATCGATCGTTGCATCGGTCGCCTTCCCAGCCTTCACCATCAGCAAAATTTTGCGGGGTTTTTCTAATGATTGAACAAATTCTTCGATTGTATATGTAGGCGCTACATTCTTGCCTTTTGATTCGTTGATCATTTCATCCGTCTTTTCACGGGAACGATTATATACAGAAACAGAATAACCTCTGCTTTCAATATTCCATGCTAAATTTTTTCCCATTACGGCTAAACCGATTACACCAATTTCTTGAGACATACTTGTCAACTTCCTTTCACCATTGTAATAATCGTTTCTTCACCCTCTGGCGCCTGAAATATTGGTTTCAGAGGAATGAAAGAAACATGCCATTTCACTAAAACCTAATATTTCATACTCCTATTCAATCTAACAAGAACAAGATCATGATGCAAATATTCAGTCTTATAAGGCAATCATCTTACTTAAGTTGTCCGATTATTAACAAGTCATTCCCGCAAAAAGTCTTTATTGAAGCTAGTATCCTGTTTCGGGTCAAATGATTTCTTTTTATTTTTCCCTTTTATCCCCTGAGAGATCGAGTCTTTTCCAAACTTCTCCTGCAGCTGGGATAAGACGTTATAAAGAGGCTCTTTTTCCGCTGCTTTTTTGTAAGAAAAAAGATCGAGCTGCTCGGTGGCTTCGCTTTTTTCAACAACGTCTTGTGCGGTGACACCGAGAAGCCTGACCGGGTCTCCATTCCAATGCTTCAACAATAAATCCTTTGCAAAGTAAACAAGGTCTTCTTTTTTGTCGATCGGATTTTCAAGCTTCTTGCTCCGGGTGATCGTTTTCCTGAATTTATCCCTGATCATGAGCTGAATCGTCATCGCCAGCACATCTTTTTGTTTAAGGCGTGACGACACTTTTTCACACAGCTTTTCTATGACACCGACCAGCTCCTGCTGATTCGTCGTATCCATTGGCAGGGTGGTCGAGTTCCCCACGCTCTTATAGTCATAAATCGAATCAGGGTCAACGTTGCGCCTGTCGACCCCATTTGCCCGCTCTTTGAGGCGGAGGCCGTTGATGCCAAGGAGGGATTTCAGTTGAATGTCATTTGCATGGGCAAGGTCACGGCAAGTTTGAATCCCGACACCATTCAGCTTTTCGGCAGTCTTCTGGCCGATCCCGTGCATTTCAATCACAGGAAGCGGCCAAAGCTTGGCAGGGATATCTCGTTTGCGCAAAACGGTGATGCCCATCGGTTTTTTCATATCGGAGGCGGTCTTCGCCAGAAATTTATTCGGTGCAATCCCGATGCTGCAAGGGAGATCGAGCTGTCTTTCTATTTGGTTTTGTATATCTGAGGCTATTTGCAAGGGGGACCCTTTTTCAAAGGAATCAGTAATATCCATATAGCCTTCGTCGATCGAAACAGGTTCGACTAGATCAGAATATTGTCTGAGGATATCAAAGATCCCTTTTGAGGCCGCGCGGTACCGGTCAAAATTCGGTGTCATGATCATCAGGTCGGGACACAGTTTTTTTGCTTCCCAAAGAGGCATGGTCGTCTTCACACCGAAGCGCCTTGCTTCATAAGAACATGTGACGATGATGCCTTTTCTTTCTTTTGGGTTCCCTGCTATTGCCAAGGGCTTCCCCCGCAGTGCGGGATCATATGCCATCTCAACAGAAGCATAGAAGCTGTTCATGTCTACATGAAGGATCACTCGTCCATTTTTGGGGTAATGTGGGTTCATTTACAATCGCGTCTTTCTTTGTCTAGTTTTGATGGGCCTTCTGTTCTTTCACATACTCCTGTATCTCTTTCATACCTTCTAAGCTTTCCACTAAAACATCCGGGTCAATCTGGGTGATCAGCGCATCGTCGAGATTGATGACGCCTGCAAAATAGTTCGTCTTAGAGTATGCGAATAAACCGACATTCGTCATCGAGTCTGCCGGTACTTCAAGGATTTCTTTTGCTTCCTTCACAACAAGCCCGATTTGCATCGCCTTCGTTTGAATGACGATGAGGAACATTCCTTCCTCCCCGATGGCAGATGTGTTGTACAGGATATTTCCTAAATCGAGAACCGGGATCAATTCTCCTCTCACCTTTACCAGGCCAAGGACAAAGGACGGCAAGTGTGGAATAGATCTTACTTCCTCCAATTTTTCTATTGATACCACATTCTCAATCGGCAGCGCATATTCTTCTTTACCAGCATGAAACACAACCACTTTCGACATTATTCAACGTCCCCTCTCAAACTTCTAATATGTATAATACTAATGTACCATATTT
The nucleotide sequence above comes from Bacillus sp. KH172YL63. Encoded proteins:
- a CDS encoding Ger(x)C family spore germination protein, yielding MKPLRYLFIAMICLMLGCERNVIDKLGMLDAIGYDLSEDQELPLMVTANYPNVTKQGVYQNKILTVNAKSSKDSRIRLNHRSNLKLVSGQITVALFGSELAKVGVQDIIDTYMRDPSLGPRVYFAVTEGPAKEILDFKPIEGTNSSLYLRTFIEKLDDENERINYNTYQFIRDYYDDGIDPIMPYYKLRSDNISLDGYALFKDDRFVHHLSPTLSGILFTLRKNTPRGTFSFEIAPPDDTHVFSNQLMFDYVKKDWDIDIAFNNHIPKTVKISIELNGSMLEYTNDELTDSKKTQMKLEKKINAYMEKKSEEFLELTQQLKVDPVGIGGYVRNKLSYEDWNHLNWEEVYPEIDFDVTIQMKFVNTGQTK
- a CDS encoding GNAT family N-acetyltransferase — translated: MEWMFQPISMRDVKLIDSWNYDDFIEQVSMKPYFHSFEETGRLIGPGGCEGFVVMSRNEAVGLFEYSIDSRILYIGLALNPSLTGKGLGLDFVRKGLEFGLSHYNQQIDEVRLYVDIRNTPAIRVYEKIGFEAIGEEAGDREMRLMVKGETLDSKHN
- the gndA gene encoding NADP-dependent phosphogluconate dehydrogenase, coding for MSQEIGVIGLAVMGKNLAWNIESRGYSVSVYNRSREKTDEMINESKGKNVAPTYTIEEFVQSLEKPRKILLMVKAGKATDATIDQLKPHLEKGDILIDGGNTFFEDTRRRNQELSELGIHFIGTGVSGGEEGALTGPSIMPGGQKEAYDLVAPILKDIAAKVDGDACTTYIGPDGAGHYVKMVHNGIEYGDMQLIAESYFLMKNVLGLSAEELHEVFADWNKGELDSYLIEITADIFTKKDEETGKPMVDVILDKAGQKGTGKWTSQSALDLGVSLPIITESVFARFISSIKDERVKASKVLNGPETKAFQGDKQALIESIRKALYMSKICSYAQGFAQMRSASDEYNWDLQYGDIAMIFRGGCIIRAQFLQKIKEAYDREAQLSNLLLDPYFKEIVESYQYALREVISVAVQNGVPVPGFSAALSYYDSYRTATLPANLIQAQRDYFGAHTYERVDKEGIFHTEWMK
- a CDS encoding DNA polymerase IV; the protein is MNPHYPKNGRVILHVDMNSFYASVEMAYDPALRGKPLAIAGNPKERKGIIVTCSYEARRFGVKTTMPLWEAKKLCPDLMIMTPNFDRYRAASKGIFDILRQYSDLVEPVSIDEGYMDITDSFEKGSPLQIASDIQNQIERQLDLPCSIGIAPNKFLAKTASDMKKPMGITVLRKRDIPAKLWPLPVIEMHGIGQKTAEKLNGVGIQTCRDLAHANDIQLKSLLGINGLRLKERANGVDRRNVDPDSIYDYKSVGNSTTLPMDTTNQQELVGVIEKLCEKVSSRLKQKDVLAMTIQLMIRDKFRKTITRSKKLENPIDKKEDLVYFAKDLLLKHWNGDPVRLLGVTAQDVVEKSEATEQLDLFSYKKAAEKEPLYNVLSQLQEKFGKDSISQGIKGKNKKKSFDPKQDTSFNKDFLRE
- a CDS encoding chemotaxis protein CheW yields the protein MSKVVVFHAGKEEYALPIENVVSIEKLEEVRSIPHLPSFVLGLVKVRGELIPVLDLGNILYNTSAIGEEGMFLIVIQTKAMQIGLVVKEAKEILEVPADSMTNVGLFAYSKTNYFAGVINLDDALITQIDPDVLVESLEGMKEIQEYVKEQKAHQN